The Cryobacterium sp. SO1 genomic sequence CGACCAACCGTGAGGTCTACGTCGCCATCCAGCGCGAACTCGTGCGGGTCGAAGCCGAACGGCGCAACCTCCGCGTTGAGTGAGCGGCTTCGTATATTGCGGGTCTATTAAGATGCATCGCGGAATGGCCGTTTGGCGCGCATAGTGTGCTAATTCTTGGTTTACAGCAACGCATATCTGCGATCGACTTCAGATACGCGAAATTCGCCAAGACCCACACACCTTGAGGAAGAGGCATTCGACTATGGCTTTTGAACCCACCAGGCGTGGCCGCGCGGTCGGCGTCGCCGCCGGTCTCGCCGCCGCGGCACTCGTTCTCGCCGGCTGCTCAGGCACCCCGGCCGAGGATGCCGGCAGCGCTCCGCTCACCATCGGCACCACCGACAAGGTCACCACGCTCGACCCCGCCGGCTCGTATGACAACGGATCCTTCGCCGTACAGAACCAGGTCTTCCCGTTCCTCATGAACACCCCATACGGCAGCCCCGACGTGGAGCCTGACATCGCGGAGTCCGCCGAGTTCACCGCGCAGACGCAGTACACGGTCACCCTCAAGCCCGACCTGGTCTGGGCCAACGGCAACGAGCTGACCTCCTCAGACGTCAAGTTCTCCTTCGACCGCCAGTTGGCCATCGCCGCCGACAACGGTCCCTCCTCGCTGCTCTACAACCTGGAGAGCGTCGACACCCCCGACGACACCACCGTCGTGTTCAACCTGATCGCCCCCGACGACCAGATCTTCCCGCAGATCCTGTCCAGCCCCGCCGGTCCGATCGTCGACGAGGAATCCTTCTCGGCAACCGAACTCACCAGCGACGACGACATCGTCGAGGCCAACGCCTTCGCCGGTCAGTACGTGATCACCAGCTACGACTTCAACAACCTCATCGGCTACAAGGCCAACCCGGACTACGCCGGGCTGCTCGGACCGGCCAAGACCGACGTCGTGAACGTGAAGTACTTCGCCGATTCCTCCAACCTCAAGCTCGAGGTGCAGGAGGGCGGCATCGATGTGGCCTTCCGGAGCCTGTCTGCGACAGACATCGAAGATCTCCGTGGCAACGACAACGTCAAGGTCGTCGACGGACCCGGCGGCGAGATCCGCTACATCACGTTCAACTTCGACACCCAGCCGTTCGGCGCAACGACGGCCGACGCCGACCCGGCCAAGTCCCTCGCCGTGCGCCAGGCTGTTGCCGACCTCGTCGACCGCGAAGAGCTCGCCGACCAGGTGTACAAGGGCACCTACACGCCGCTGTACTCCTACGTCCCGGCCGGTCTGACCGGTGCGACCGAGTCCCTCATGGGCCTCTACGGCGACGGCAACGGCGCTCCGGATGTCGACAAGGCCACGGCCACCCTCACCGCAGCCGGCATCACCGAGCCCGTTGAGCTGAACCTGCAGTACAGCAACGACCACTACGGTCCCTCTTCGGGCGACGAGTACGCGCTGATCAAGGACCAGCTGGAGTCGAGCGGACTGTTCACGGTGAACCTGCAGACCACCGAGTGGGTGCAGTACTCCAAGGACCGTTCAAGCGACGTGTACCCCGCCTACCAGCTCGGCTGGTTCCCGGACTACTCCGACGCGGACAACTACTTGACCCCGTTCTTCCTCACGGAGAACTTCCTCAAGAACCACTACGTCGACCAGGAGGTCAA encodes the following:
- a CDS encoding ABC transporter substrate-binding protein, which encodes MAFEPTRRGRAVGVAAGLAAAALVLAGCSGTPAEDAGSAPLTIGTTDKVTTLDPAGSYDNGSFAVQNQVFPFLMNTPYGSPDVEPDIAESAEFTAQTQYTVTLKPDLVWANGNELTSSDVKFSFDRQLAIAADNGPSSLLYNLESVDTPDDTTVVFNLIAPDDQIFPQILSSPAGPIVDEESFSATELTSDDDIVEANAFAGQYVITSYDFNNLIGYKANPDYAGLLGPAKTDVVNVKYFADSSNLKLEVQEGGIDVAFRSLSATDIEDLRGNDNVKVVDGPGGEIRYITFNFDTQPFGATTADADPAKSLAVRQAVADLVDREELADQVYKGTYTPLYSYVPAGLTGATESLMGLYGDGNGAPDVDKATATLTAAGITEPVELNLQYSNDHYGPSSGDEYALIKDQLESSGLFTVNLQTTEWVQYSKDRSSDVYPAYQLGWFPDYSDADNYLTPFFLTENFLKNHYVDQEVNDLILQQAVTVDPDARTALLEEIQDKVAAQLSTVPLLQGAQVAVTGTTVTGASDTLDASFKFRYAALAKG